One stretch of Juglans microcarpa x Juglans regia isolate MS1-56 chromosome 3D, Jm3101_v1.0, whole genome shotgun sequence DNA includes these proteins:
- the LOC121255638 gene encoding tocopherol O-methyltransferase, chloroplastic isoform X1, with product MTAAFSPTCQHLLTCRLKPQLQFLPPRAPASMRRLTFALASATARGVEADANDDGVVLKKGIAEFYDESSGVWEDIWGDHMHHGFYDPGSTVSVSDHRGAQIRMIEEALRFSGISEDPKKRPKSVVDVGCGIGGSSRYLARKFGAKCQGITLSPVQAQRANSLAAAQGLADKQVSFQVADALDQPFPDGQFDLVWSMESGEHMPDKAKFVNELVRVAAPGGTIIIVTWCHRDLAPSEESLQPWEKELLNKICNSYYLPAWCSTADYVKLLQSLSLQDIKAADWSQNVAPFWPAVIRSALTWKGLTSMLRSGLKTIKGALAMPLMIEGYKKDLIKFAIITCRKPE from the exons ATGACTGCAGCATTTTCCCCCACGTGTCAACATCTTCTCACGTGCCGCCTGAAGCCTCAGCTCCAGTTCCTCCCTCCTCGTGCGCCCGCTTCAATGAGAAGGTTGACTTTTGCTCTGGCGTCGGCAACGGCACGTGGGGTCGAGGCAGACGCCAACGACGACGGGGTTGTGCTTAAGAAGGGCATAGCTGAGTTCTACGACGAGTCATCTGGAGTATGGGAGGACATCTGGGGCGACCACATGCACCATGGCTTCTATGACCCAGGTTCCACGGTTTCTGTTTCGGATCATCGGGGCGCCCAGATCCGTATGATCGAAGAGGCGCTCCGATTCTCCGGAATTTCGG AGGACCCAAAGAAAAGGCCTAAAAGCGTAGTTGATGTTGGCTGTGGGATTGGAGGAAGCTCCAGATACCTAGCTAGAAAATTTGGGGCCAAATGCCAAGGTATCACCCTTAGTCCTGTCCAGGCCCAAAGAGCTAATTCTCTTGCTGCTGCTCAAGGACTAGCCGACAAG CAGGTTTCCTTTCAAGTTGCGGATGCTTTGGATCAACCATTTCCTGATGGGCAATTTGACCTCGTGTGGTCCATGGAGAGTGGTGAACACATGCCTGATAAAGCaaag TTTGTTAATGAGTTGGTTCGAGTTGCAGCCCCTGGAGGAACGATAATAATAGTAACATGGTGCCATAGGGATCTCGCTCCTTCTGAGGAATCCTTGCAGCCATGGGAGAAAGAGCTTCTGAACAAGATATGTAATTCTTATTATCTCCCAGCGTGGTGTTCTACTGCTGATTATGTCAAACTACTGCAGTCCCTTTCTCTCCAG GATATCAAGGCAGCAGATTGGTCTCAAAATGTTGCCCCATTTTGGCCAGCAGTGATACGGTCTGCATTGACATGGAAGGGCCTCACTTCAATGTTGCGAAGTG GACTAAAAACCATAAAAGGAGCGTTGGCAATGCCTTTGATGATCGAAGGATATAAGAAGGATCTAATTAAATTTGCTATTATTACATGTCGAAAGCCGGAATAA
- the LOC121255638 gene encoding tocopherol O-methyltransferase, chloroplastic isoform X2, translated as MTAAFSPTCQHLLTCRLKPQLQFLPPRAPASMRRLTFALASATARGVEADANDDGVVLKKGIAEFYDESSGVWEDIWGDHMHHGFYDPGSTVSVSDHRGAQIRMIEEALRFSGISEDPKKRPKSVVDVGCGIGGSSRYLARKFGAKCQGITLSPVQAQRANSLAAAQGLADKVSFQVADALDQPFPDGQFDLVWSMESGEHMPDKAKFVNELVRVAAPGGTIIIVTWCHRDLAPSEESLQPWEKELLNKICNSYYLPAWCSTADYVKLLQSLSLQDIKAADWSQNVAPFWPAVIRSALTWKGLTSMLRSGLKTIKGALAMPLMIEGYKKDLIKFAIITCRKPE; from the exons ATGACTGCAGCATTTTCCCCCACGTGTCAACATCTTCTCACGTGCCGCCTGAAGCCTCAGCTCCAGTTCCTCCCTCCTCGTGCGCCCGCTTCAATGAGAAGGTTGACTTTTGCTCTGGCGTCGGCAACGGCACGTGGGGTCGAGGCAGACGCCAACGACGACGGGGTTGTGCTTAAGAAGGGCATAGCTGAGTTCTACGACGAGTCATCTGGAGTATGGGAGGACATCTGGGGCGACCACATGCACCATGGCTTCTATGACCCAGGTTCCACGGTTTCTGTTTCGGATCATCGGGGCGCCCAGATCCGTATGATCGAAGAGGCGCTCCGATTCTCCGGAATTTCGG AGGACCCAAAGAAAAGGCCTAAAAGCGTAGTTGATGTTGGCTGTGGGATTGGAGGAAGCTCCAGATACCTAGCTAGAAAATTTGGGGCCAAATGCCAAGGTATCACCCTTAGTCCTGTCCAGGCCCAAAGAGCTAATTCTCTTGCTGCTGCTCAAGGACTAGCCGACAAG GTTTCCTTTCAAGTTGCGGATGCTTTGGATCAACCATTTCCTGATGGGCAATTTGACCTCGTGTGGTCCATGGAGAGTGGTGAACACATGCCTGATAAAGCaaag TTTGTTAATGAGTTGGTTCGAGTTGCAGCCCCTGGAGGAACGATAATAATAGTAACATGGTGCCATAGGGATCTCGCTCCTTCTGAGGAATCCTTGCAGCCATGGGAGAAAGAGCTTCTGAACAAGATATGTAATTCTTATTATCTCCCAGCGTGGTGTTCTACTGCTGATTATGTCAAACTACTGCAGTCCCTTTCTCTCCAG GATATCAAGGCAGCAGATTGGTCTCAAAATGTTGCCCCATTTTGGCCAGCAGTGATACGGTCTGCATTGACATGGAAGGGCCTCACTTCAATGTTGCGAAGTG GACTAAAAACCATAAAAGGAGCGTTGGCAATGCCTTTGATGATCGAAGGATATAAGAAGGATCTAATTAAATTTGCTATTATTACATGTCGAAAGCCGGAATAA